A window of the Caldalkalibacillus salinus genome harbors these coding sequences:
- a CDS encoding M55 family metallopeptidase, translated as MKIFISADIEGVSGVATNIQLKKNDEYQRFRKLMTQDVNAAIEGACEAGATEIVVADGHGNMSNIFIEELDPRARLISGNNRVMCQMEGLDDRFDGVFFIGYHGREGGSERTIINHTLAGVCVEEMKINGQVVGETEMNAGVAGHFNVPVLLVSGDDVLAEEVKETLPDIETAVVKRGVDRLAADLLSPQKAQALIRDKAKLTVQKANRVQPYRVEGPVTFEITFKGTNQAYMTTTIPSVELINPKTIRFTCEDYVSAYKHMWGCVIIGMAATNGVLGQVNA; from the coding sequence ATGAAAATCTTTATTTCCGCCGATATCGAAGGTGTATCGGGTGTGGCGACGAACATACAACTGAAAAAGAATGATGAATACCAACGCTTCCGTAAGCTGATGACTCAGGATGTTAATGCTGCGATAGAAGGTGCCTGTGAAGCGGGTGCGACGGAGATTGTCGTCGCAGATGGCCATGGCAATATGTCCAACATCTTTATAGAAGAGTTAGACCCTCGTGCGCGCCTGATCTCAGGTAATAACCGGGTCATGTGTCAAATGGAAGGATTAGATGATCGCTTTGACGGTGTTTTTTTTATTGGCTATCACGGGCGTGAAGGCGGTTCTGAACGGACCATTATTAACCATACCCTCGCTGGCGTTTGTGTTGAAGAGATGAAAATTAATGGCCAAGTGGTAGGAGAAACGGAAATGAACGCGGGTGTGGCGGGGCACTTTAATGTTCCCGTTCTTCTCGTGTCTGGGGATGATGTTCTTGCCGAAGAGGTAAAGGAGACGCTACCAGATATTGAAACGGCTGTTGTCAAGCGTGGCGTGGATCGTTTGGCCGCTGACTTACTCTCGCCTCAAAAAGCGCAAGCTCTTATCAGAGATAAAGCAAAATTAACTGTACAAAAGGCTAATCGAGTTCAACCGTATCGGGTGGAAGGACCGGTGACGTTTGAGATCACTTTTAAAGGCACAAACCAAGCCTATATGACCACCACGATTCCGTCCGTTGAACTCATTAACCCTAAAACGATACGGTTCACCTGTGAAGATTATGTCAGTGCGTATAAACATATGTGGGGATGCGTGATTATAGGCATGGCCGCAACCAACGGCGTATTAGGGCAGGTTAATGCATAG
- a CDS encoding DUF2589 domain-containing protein, translating to MSMPMQVKQSVPFRHLVGGPLISLIQAQAQALQASLEFIQRVGFEPEQEEDQQSVGKARTMTLSYDHYESNGERRVADVQIPILSLVNIPYVRIENTTFEWQVKITDIKAVPIQPAEAEGNKQQGLYDDWLSSSPYRPDLRAAYTPYTQTGTSHMKVKMTAVQDTLPEGTQRIQSKLSHPMTLNEEHHA from the coding sequence ATGTCAATGCCTATGCAGGTTAAACAGTCTGTGCCATTTAGACACCTCGTGGGTGGGCCATTAATTTCACTTATACAGGCTCAAGCCCAAGCCCTACAAGCGAGCTTAGAATTTATTCAAAGAGTTGGATTTGAACCGGAACAAGAAGAAGACCAACAGAGCGTAGGGAAGGCCAGAACGATGACACTCTCATACGATCATTATGAGTCCAATGGAGAACGGAGAGTCGCTGACGTACAGATTCCGATACTTTCCCTCGTCAATATCCCTTATGTTCGTATTGAAAATACAACCTTTGAGTGGCAGGTAAAAATAACAGATATCAAAGCGGTTCCCATACAACCAGCTGAAGCTGAGGGTAACAAACAACAGGGATTATATGATGACTGGCTATCGTCATCTCCTTACCGACCAGATTTAAGGGCAGCTTACACACCTTATACACAAACCGGCACGTCACATATGAAAGTGAAGATGACGGCTGTACAAGATACCCTACCTGAAGGAACTCAACGCATCCAAAGCAAATTGTCACACCCCATGACATTAAATGAAGAGCACCATGCATAA
- a CDS encoding DUF2589 domain-containing protein, whose product MSRSTELLEAIPFRHLIGVPLSSVIEAQAEAAKSTIEFIEKVGFTAPDDRVQVDDLQEARTITFSYERLNADGAEESVEITVPVLSIVPVPYIRIDTMDIDFSAKITEIMTEEISSSTFTGSSTSGRLSYSKWFSPIKASFTASLTHNRTNESSSASRLGQEYHMNVKVRAVQDNMPAGLSRVLTILERGIIEKTDDSGTDA is encoded by the coding sequence ATGTCTCGATCAACGGAGCTTTTAGAAGCGATTCCTTTTAGGCATCTGATTGGTGTGCCTTTATCATCCGTTATTGAAGCACAAGCGGAGGCTGCTAAGTCTACCATTGAATTTATCGAAAAGGTAGGTTTTACGGCACCCGATGATAGAGTACAAGTCGATGATCTACAAGAAGCTAGAACGATCACTTTCTCGTACGAGCGTTTGAATGCGGATGGCGCAGAGGAGTCTGTTGAAATTACAGTTCCTGTATTATCCATCGTCCCTGTCCCTTATATCCGGATCGATACCATGGACATTGATTTTAGTGCTAAAATTACGGAGATTATGACAGAAGAGATTTCTAGTTCTACTTTCACAGGGAGCTCCACGAGTGGACGGTTATCATATTCAAAGTGGTTCTCACCAATTAAAGCGTCATTTACAGCTTCTCTAACCCATAATCGCACGAATGAATCATCAAGTGCATCTCGTCTAGGCCAGGAGTATCATATGAATGTTAAGGTCAGAGCGGTGCAGGACAATATGCCAGCCGGGTTATCTAGAGTACTGACTATACTAGAACGTGGCATCATAGAGAAAACCGATGACTCAGGAACGGATGCTTAA
- the mnmH gene encoding tRNA 2-selenouridine(34) synthase MnmH: MNNSLIVPKMNINAALRENAIFVDVRSPKEFEEFHIPGAINIPLFDNEERAQVGTLYKQEGEEQAKDLGIQILSAKLPDFYAAFKKLHQDNEGKSLIVYCWRGGMRSLSLTSVMSLLGLPVAQLNGGVRSFRQAVTSTLDMHASSPRKFIVIEGLTGTGKTDILHELSHEGYPVIDIEGLANHRGSVFGGIGSSPISQKAFETRLWARLEELDDSPYFIIEAESKRIGNVILPDFILQGKENGHRMQIEADLDFRVNTICMTYPFEAFHDEFRQSLSRLEKRIPPKVYADILAAFDRKDYPNFVSSLLLEYYDPRYKHAFKQYDTSSYHISISRLDEGVQLVKQNVTHILDKWDITH, from the coding sequence ATGAATAACAGTCTAATCGTTCCAAAAATGAATATAAACGCAGCGCTTAGAGAAAATGCGATTTTCGTAGATGTGCGTTCACCAAAGGAATTTGAAGAATTTCATATCCCAGGGGCCATTAACATACCTTTATTTGATAATGAAGAGCGAGCGCAAGTGGGGACGCTATATAAACAAGAAGGTGAAGAGCAAGCGAAGGACCTTGGCATTCAGATACTATCAGCGAAGCTTCCTGACTTCTATGCAGCTTTTAAAAAGCTACATCAAGACAATGAAGGTAAGTCCCTCATCGTGTACTGTTGGCGCGGGGGTATGAGAAGCTTGAGTCTGACCTCAGTTATGTCATTGTTGGGGTTACCCGTTGCTCAGCTTAACGGTGGGGTTCGTTCATTCAGACAAGCCGTTACGAGCACCTTGGACATGCATGCCTCTTCACCAAGAAAATTTATTGTCATAGAGGGGTTAACGGGTACTGGAAAAACGGACATTCTCCATGAGCTGAGTCATGAAGGGTATCCTGTCATAGATATTGAAGGCTTAGCCAACCATCGTGGTTCAGTATTCGGGGGAATTGGAAGCTCACCCATAAGCCAGAAAGCATTTGAGACCCGACTATGGGCGAGACTTGAAGAATTGGATGATTCACCGTACTTTATCATTGAAGCCGAAAGTAAACGCATAGGCAATGTCATACTACCTGACTTTATTTTACAAGGAAAAGAGAATGGCCACCGCATGCAAATCGAAGCCGACTTAGATTTTCGTGTCAACACCATTTGCATGACTTATCCCTTTGAAGCCTTTCACGATGAATTTCGTCAATCATTATCCCGATTAGAGAAACGTATACCCCCAAAAGTATACGCCGATATCCTAGCAGCCTTTGATCGTAAGGATTACCCGAACTTTGTTTCCTCTCTCCTTCTAGAATACTATGATCCTCGCTACAAACATGCGTTTAAGCAGTATGATACGAGCTCCTATCATATATCTATCTCTCGCTTAGATGAAGGGGTCCAGCTCGTTAAACAGAACGTTACACACATACTCGACAAGTGGGATATCACTCATTAA
- a CDS encoding protein adenylyltransferase SelO, producing the protein MTNRHTNEADWHFDNTYIDLPSSFFSMIDPVPVRSPELTILNEDLAASLGLDDEVLQSDEGIAVFAGNNVPEGTKPLAQAYAGHQFGHFTMLGDGRAVLIGEHITPSGERLDIQLKGSGRTPYSRGGDGRATLGPMLREYIISEAMHALGIPTTRGLAVVTTGEIVLREKELPGAILTRVADSHIRVGTFQYAANMGKDEDLKNLADYTIERHFSALKDENQPYLALLKDVVDRQASLIAKWQLVGFIHGVMNTDNMTISGETIDYGPCAFMDTYDPATVFSSIDTQGRYAYGNQPPIGGWNLARFAESLLPLLHDDQEEAVKLAQDVVSDYPKRVEQYWLNGMRAKLGLFHEEKEDKSLIQDLLRLMKEQGADFTNTFRAITFDQLEDTDLQDASDFKQWYEQWQVRRNRQKESADDAQQLMKKSNPAVIPRNHRVEEALEAAVERGDYSVMTQLLEVLSKPYAHTPDQEAYTTPPPPSDRPYRTFCGT; encoded by the coding sequence ATGACAAATAGACACACAAACGAAGCAGACTGGCATTTTGACAATACTTATATCGATTTACCTTCATCATTTTTCAGTATGATTGATCCCGTCCCTGTACGTTCACCAGAGCTTACGATCCTCAATGAAGATTTAGCGGCATCCCTAGGATTAGATGATGAGGTATTGCAAAGTGATGAGGGCATAGCCGTCTTTGCCGGAAATAATGTACCGGAGGGGACGAAACCACTTGCTCAGGCCTATGCGGGACATCAATTTGGACATTTTACAATGTTAGGGGATGGTCGTGCGGTCTTGATCGGCGAACACATCACCCCTTCAGGTGAACGCTTGGATATTCAACTTAAAGGATCAGGTCGAACACCGTATTCACGGGGTGGCGATGGACGAGCCACACTGGGTCCGATGTTACGTGAGTATATAATCAGTGAAGCGATGCATGCTCTGGGGATTCCTACTACTCGTGGTCTAGCGGTCGTGACGACGGGGGAGATTGTCTTACGTGAAAAGGAGCTTCCCGGTGCCATTCTGACACGTGTGGCGGATAGTCATATACGTGTTGGTACGTTTCAATATGCAGCCAACATGGGCAAGGATGAGGACTTGAAAAACTTAGCTGATTATACGATTGAACGACATTTTTCAGCCCTAAAAGATGAGAACCAACCTTATCTTGCACTCCTGAAGGATGTGGTGGATCGGCAGGCTTCACTTATCGCCAAGTGGCAGCTGGTTGGGTTTATTCATGGGGTGATGAACACGGATAACATGACCATATCTGGAGAGACGATCGATTATGGGCCTTGTGCTTTTATGGATACGTATGACCCAGCGACGGTGTTTAGCTCTATCGATACGCAAGGCCGTTATGCTTATGGTAATCAGCCCCCTATAGGTGGGTGGAACCTGGCAAGGTTTGCTGAATCGCTATTACCTCTCCTCCACGACGATCAGGAAGAGGCGGTCAAACTGGCCCAGGATGTCGTGTCAGATTACCCCAAGCGGGTTGAGCAGTACTGGCTTAATGGCATGAGAGCAAAACTCGGCCTATTTCATGAGGAAAAAGAGGATAAATCCCTCATACAGGATCTCCTTCGTCTCATGAAGGAACAGGGTGCCGATTTTACCAACACCTTTCGGGCAATCACCTTTGATCAACTTGAGGATACAGATTTGCAGGACGCTTCCGATTTCAAACAATGGTATGAGCAGTGGCAGGTAAGGCGAAACAGGCAGAAAGAATCTGCAGATGACGCTCAGCAGCTGATGAAAAAGAGTAACCCTGCTGTCATTCCGCGTAATCACCGTGTAGAAGAAGCATTGGAAGCTGCAGTGGAACGAGGGGATTATAGTGTGATGACGCAACTGCTTGAAGTATTATCTAAGCCGTACGCGCATACACCGGACCAAGAAGCTTATACCACACCTCCACCACCATCCGATCGTCCTTACCGTACTTTTTGTGGGACGTAA
- a CDS encoding YitT family protein has product MNIVKNYASLVVGTFIIALSFTVLQSPNEIASGGLTGASLVLSSVFNGSPATVLWVTTIALLVICWYFLGGQVIVKSIVGSILLPSFVNLTSGLPSLTNDPLLASIYGGFGVGIGLVFVFQSGGNVGGFTLIAQILHKVKAVKPSTSILFMDGMVMVASGFIFSPEKALYALVGAFVTRKTMDIFQARKEKSEGSKVAYIISSTDYERSITKGVLHGIDIGLTKITGAGGYTDSERVIMMMVLDQAKAEDLRSTVQEIDPHAFIILCEASEVFGEGFTAPPAHQPTHSKKLTSPDPA; this is encoded by the coding sequence GTGAATATAGTTAAGAATTACGCATCTTTAGTCGTTGGTACTTTTATCATTGCTTTATCTTTTACAGTATTACAGAGCCCAAATGAGATTGCTTCTGGTGGTTTGACGGGTGCTTCTCTGGTACTCAGTTCTGTCTTTAATGGTTCTCCAGCCACTGTCTTATGGGTCACCACGATTGCATTATTAGTGATTTGCTGGTACTTCTTAGGGGGGCAGGTCATTGTAAAGTCGATCGTTGGCTCCATCTTACTTCCGTCATTTGTTAACCTTACAAGTGGGTTACCTTCACTTACAAACGATCCTCTGTTAGCTTCTATCTACGGCGGATTTGGGGTCGGTATTGGCTTAGTCTTCGTCTTTCAATCTGGCGGGAATGTGGGCGGCTTTACCCTCATTGCGCAGATACTGCACAAAGTAAAGGCTGTTAAACCCAGCACATCGATTTTGTTTATGGACGGTATGGTAATGGTGGCATCAGGTTTTATTTTCTCACCGGAAAAAGCATTGTACGCCCTTGTTGGAGCCTTTGTCACGCGCAAAACGATGGATATCTTTCAAGCGAGAAAAGAGAAAAGTGAGGGATCGAAGGTGGCTTACATCATCTCATCTACAGACTATGAGAGAAGCATAACCAAAGGGGTCCTGCATGGCATAGATATCGGTTTAACGAAAATAACGGGGGCAGGAGGTTATACGGACAGTGAAAGAGTGATCATGATGATGGTCCTAGACCAAGCAAAAGCAGAGGATTTAAGATCCACCGTTCAGGAAATTGACCCCCATGCTTTTATCATACTGTGTGAGGCATCAGAGGTGTTTGGTGAAGGGTTTACGGCACCACCCGCTCATCAACCGACCCATAGCAAAAAATTAACTTCTCCAGACCCAGCCTAG
- a CDS encoding SDR family oxidoreductase — protein MKVLIVGANGQIGKHLVSFMQENDSLDAKAMIRKPEQASYFEDLGAETVVVDLEQDIETIAKAAEGVDAIVFTAGSGPHTGKDKTIMVDLDGAVKTIEAAKNSGVKRFIMISSFDTRRQAILDASPSFAPYVAAKYYADEWLRQTDLDYTIIHPGLLTNDNGTGQIEAASEVARGEIPREDVARVIEACLENDATIGKEFQVVSGDQPVKEAVKSI, from the coding sequence TTGAAAGTTCTCATTGTTGGCGCAAACGGTCAAATAGGTAAACACCTTGTGTCTTTTATGCAGGAAAATGATAGCCTCGATGCTAAAGCCATGATTCGTAAGCCGGAGCAAGCTTCTTATTTTGAAGACTTGGGGGCTGAAACGGTCGTCGTCGATCTAGAGCAGGATATCGAAACCATTGCAAAAGCGGCTGAGGGCGTTGATGCGATTGTATTCACTGCTGGTTCTGGGCCACATACGGGGAAAGACAAAACCATTATGGTGGATTTGGACGGAGCGGTGAAAACCATTGAAGCGGCTAAAAACAGTGGGGTGAAACGATTTATCATGATTAGTTCGTTTGACACCAGACGTCAAGCGATACTTGATGCATCCCCATCCTTCGCACCCTACGTTGCAGCGAAGTACTATGCCGACGAATGGTTAAGGCAAACGGATCTGGACTATACGATTATCCACCCTGGTTTATTAACAAACGATAATGGAACGGGACAGATAGAAGCAGCATCCGAAGTGGCGCGAGGGGAAATCCCTAGAGAGGATGTGGCACGTGTCATCGAGGCATGTTTAGAAAATGACGCTACGATAGGTAAGGAATTCCAGGTCGTGAGTGGGGACCAGCCTGTTAAGGAAGCTGTCAAATCTATATAG
- a CDS encoding TetR family transcriptional regulator — translation MDGFQRRRERKKKDILNAALSLFMKHGIQKVSIAEIAKEAKVSQVTIYNYFESKHNLIHAVFNYYVDKALAEYEQVVHSDHPFPEKIKQLIFNKTQVARDINEEFYQSLMYEFSSGDYIQKIYAQKVLPHFTDLFNEGKEQGYVDRDLSNEAILFYINMLKDAMLQKDVYQKVLPVTEDITKIFFYGIVGKRDE, via the coding sequence GTGGATGGATTTCAACGACGTAGAGAACGAAAGAAAAAAGACATATTAAATGCAGCCTTATCCTTGTTTATGAAACACGGTATTCAAAAGGTGTCGATTGCCGAAATTGCAAAGGAAGCAAAGGTTTCTCAAGTGACGATTTATAATTATTTTGAGAGCAAACATAATTTGATTCATGCAGTATTCAATTATTATGTAGACAAGGCGTTAGCAGAGTATGAACAAGTCGTTCACAGTGATCATCCTTTTCCCGAAAAAATAAAGCAATTGATTTTTAATAAAACGCAAGTCGCTAGGGATATAAACGAGGAGTTCTATCAATCATTAATGTACGAGTTCTCGAGTGGTGATTATATTCAAAAAATTTATGCCCAAAAGGTCCTACCTCATTTTACTGATTTATTTAATGAAGGCAAGGAACAAGGCTATGTTGATCGTGATCTATCTAATGAGGCTATTCTGTTTTATATCAACATGTTGAAAGACGCTATGCTACAGAAGGATGTGTATCAAAAAGTATTGCCCGTTACTGAAGATATTACAAAGATATTCTTTTATGGCATCGTTGGTAAAAGGGATGAATGA
- a CDS encoding ABC transporter ATP-binding protein has protein sequence MTILKTTNITKRFGSFKALKGVNLEVNEGEIYGFIGPNGAGKSTTIRILLGILKATSGEAKIFGKDVWKDAVDIHKRLSYVPGDVNLWPNLTGGEVIDLLMSCRGTKHKSRRNELIEKFNLDPSKKCRTYSKGNRQKVALVAAFAADADLYILDEPTSGLDPLMEQVFQECVMEAKREGKSVLLSSHILSEVEKLCDKVGIIRQGEIIETGTLKALRHLTRTHLLVETKQPIPAINELGGVYDIEERDNALTFQVDADELAAVIQYVSQFQVERIESAPPKLEDLFMRHYKDVGRPSDAGVGGGS, from the coding sequence ATGACCATCTTAAAAACGACGAACATCACAAAAAGGTTTGGCTCGTTTAAGGCTTTAAAAGGCGTGAATCTCGAAGTAAATGAAGGGGAGATCTACGGTTTTATTGGTCCTAATGGTGCAGGAAAATCCACCACGATTCGTATCTTGCTTGGCATATTGAAAGCAACATCAGGGGAAGCAAAGATTTTTGGTAAGGACGTGTGGAAGGATGCGGTCGACATCCATAAGCGTTTATCATACGTCCCTGGGGATGTGAATCTTTGGCCCAATCTAACGGGTGGAGAGGTTATCGATTTATTGATGTCGTGTCGTGGAACCAAACACAAGTCGCGACGTAATGAATTAATAGAAAAGTTTAACTTAGATCCATCCAAAAAATGCCGAACCTATTCAAAGGGGAATCGTCAAAAGGTAGCTTTAGTCGCCGCTTTCGCAGCGGATGCTGATTTATATATTTTAGATGAACCGACATCCGGGCTTGATCCCTTAATGGAACAGGTGTTCCAAGAGTGTGTGATGGAGGCAAAACGAGAAGGAAAAAGTGTCTTACTGTCCAGCCATATCTTATCTGAAGTTGAAAAACTGTGTGATAAAGTGGGGATTATTCGGCAGGGGGAAATCATCGAAACGGGAACGTTAAAAGCGTTACGTCATTTAACTAGAACCCATCTCCTGGTTGAAACAAAACAACCGATACCCGCTATAAATGAGCTCGGAGGTGTGTATGACATAGAAGAAAGAGATAACGCTCTGACCTTCCAAGTTGATGCGGATGAGCTAGCCGCTGTGATCCAATATGTGAGTCAATTCCAGGTGGAGAGGATAGAAAGCGCACCGCCTAAATTAGAGGATTTGTTTATGCGCCATTATAAAGACGTCGGTCGCCCATCAGATGCAGGGGTGGGAGGTGGGTCCTAA
- a CDS encoding ABC transporter permease, with protein sequence MWVQLFHHTGKMIRLIVRRDRMRLPIWLIALTVITVISASSLAGAFHSQEERQAIAETMKNPAVTAMVGPGYGVDHYTVGAMMAHQMLLFTAIAVAIMSILLVTRHTRTDEEEGRIEFIRSLPVGRLSNVSATVIVLFITHVLLALTIGFGLFALGFESMDLHGSLLYGAALGTTGMFFTGVTVLFAQASGNTRGTIGFSFAALLIAYLIRAIGDVSSEALSMLSPLGWILRTEVYVSHIWWPVFLTVASALILVGIALYLNAIRDLGAGIIPSRPGRRHASNFLLSPLGLPFRLQRTGIIAWAIGMLLLGLSYGSVFGDLETFLNSNDMMRELLQPMEGLSLTEQYLTMLMSVITIISTIPPLMILLKLKGEEKRQHTEQMLACAAVSRSRLLGSYFILSMIMGFVVLCLANIGLWSAATAVMDDPISFATMLQASMVYLPAIWVMIGVTVLLLGFLPTFASITWLYLGYSFLVIYLGELLQFPDWMGKLTPFGHIPQLPVEEFDVIQVIAVTCIAIVLVISGFIGYKRRDIGA encoded by the coding sequence ATGTGGGTTCAGCTGTTTCATCACACTGGTAAAATGATACGACTCATCGTTCGGCGAGATCGTATGCGTCTGCCCATATGGCTTATCGCCCTAACGGTTATCACAGTCATCTCGGCATCATCCTTGGCCGGTGCGTTTCATTCACAAGAAGAACGACAGGCGATCGCTGAAACGATGAAAAATCCAGCTGTAACCGCCATGGTGGGCCCTGGTTACGGAGTAGACCATTATACTGTAGGGGCGATGATGGCTCACCAGATGCTGCTATTCACGGCGATCGCAGTAGCCATCATGAGTATTTTGCTCGTGACACGTCACACACGGACAGATGAAGAGGAGGGACGAATCGAATTTATTCGATCCCTTCCGGTAGGACGTTTATCCAATGTGAGTGCAACGGTCATCGTTTTATTTATTACCCATGTGCTCCTAGCTTTGACCATAGGCTTTGGATTGTTTGCTTTAGGTTTTGAGAGCATGGATTTACATGGTTCTCTCTTATATGGCGCTGCTTTAGGTACGACCGGCATGTTCTTCACCGGCGTCACCGTTTTGTTTGCCCAAGCTTCAGGAAACACGAGGGGAACGATAGGATTCTCTTTTGCTGCGTTATTGATCGCTTACCTTATCCGTGCCATTGGGGATGTCAGCAGTGAGGCCCTGTCCATGCTTTCTCCATTAGGCTGGATTTTACGCACTGAAGTGTATGTGAGTCATATCTGGTGGCCCGTATTTTTAACGGTTGCCAGTGCATTGATTTTAGTAGGCATCGCTCTTTATTTAAATGCGATTCGAGATTTAGGTGCGGGCATCATTCCTTCACGCCCGGGTAGACGACACGCCTCAAATTTTTTGCTTAGTCCACTAGGTCTACCATTTAGATTGCAGAGGACAGGGATTATCGCCTGGGCTATTGGTATGTTACTGCTAGGCTTATCTTATGGGTCCGTCTTCGGAGATTTGGAAACATTCTTGAACAGTAATGACATGATGAGAGAATTATTACAGCCTATGGAAGGCTTATCTCTAACGGAACAATACTTAACGATGCTCATGTCGGTCATCACAATTATAAGTACGATTCCTCCATTAATGATTCTGTTAAAGCTTAAGGGAGAGGAAAAACGACAACATACTGAACAAATGCTAGCGTGTGCTGCCGTCTCTCGGTCGAGATTATTGGGAAGCTATTTCATCTTATCCATGATTATGGGATTTGTCGTGTTATGCCTTGCTAACATCGGTTTGTGGTCTGCCGCTACCGCCGTAATGGATGACCCTATTTCTTTTGCTACAATGTTGCAGGCATCCATGGTTTACTTACCCGCTATATGGGTGATGATCGGGGTTACGGTTCTATTACTAGGCTTCCTACCAACTTTCGCGAGCATCACTTGGTTATATCTAGGGTATTCCTTTTTAGTCATTTATTTAGGTGAATTGCTTCAATTCCCTGATTGGATGGGGAAATTAACGCCGTTTGGCCATATTCCACAGCTGCCAGTGGAAGAATTTGACGTGATTCAAGTCATTGCGGTCACATGTATAGCTATCGTGCTCGTTATCAGCGGATTTATTGGCTACAAACGACGTGACATCGGAGCATAA